A segment of the Chromatiales bacterium 21-64-14 genome:
TCGCCGAGGGCGAGGTGATGCAGCTGTTGAACTGCCGGGATCCGGAGACCACGGAAGATCAGTACCTGGAGGTGATCCGCTGCAAGACCGCCCAGCTGTTCGAGGCATCCGCCCAGCTCGGCGCGGTCCTCGGTGAGATGCCTGCGGCGCAGGAACACGCCCTGGCCGGCTTCGGGCGGCACCTGGGCAACGCCTTTCAGTTGGTAGACGACGTATTGGACTACAGTGGCAGCGCCGGCGAGATCGGCAAGAACATCGGCGACGACTTGGCGGAGGGCAAGCCCACCCTGCCCTTGATCTATGCGCTGCGGCAGGGCACCCCGCAGCAGGCGGCGGTGCTGCAACGGGCAATCCGGGAAGGTGGACGGGAGTACATCGACGCTGTTCAGGAAGCCGTTGAGTCCACCGGAGCCATCGCGTACACTGAGGCGCTTGCGCGGCGCGAAGCGGCCAAGGCCCGTGCCCTGCTCGCGGCGATACCGGCTTCGAGGTACCGCGACGGACTTGACACATTGGCGGATTTCTCCGTTTACCGCACCTACTGAATTCTCGGTTTTCATCAATCGGGGTGTAGCTCAGCCTGGTAGAGCACTGCCTTCGGGAGGCAGGGGCCGGAGGTTCGAATCCTCTCACCCCGACCATATCCGCAGTAGCAAAATCCACGCCTTACATGCTGTCGAGTCCGGGCGAACCCGAATTTGGGACAAATTTGGGACACGCGGTCCGACTTTCCGGCTCCAGTCGCTATACATCGTCCCCAACCGATGGAGACGAGACCGATGGCGACATTCGTACAGCGTGGCCGCACCTCGCAACTCAAGGTGCGTCGGCGCGGCTACCCGCTTCAGACAGCGACCTTCGATACCAAGGGCGAAGCTCAGAGCTGCGCCCG
Coding sequences within it:
- a CDS encoding octaprenyl diphosphate synthase, whose product is MSLEATRLLVEEDMRSVDALIRRRLHSNIVLINQLAHYIINSGGKRLRPVLLLLCARACGYRGTCHIDLAAVVEFIHTATLLHDDVVDDSALRRGRETANAIWGNEASVLVGDFLYSRAFEMMVDVKSPRVMEIMAHATNTIAEGEVMQLLNCRDPETTEDQYLEVIRCKTAQLFEASAQLGAVLGEMPAAQEHALAGFGRHLGNAFQLVDDVLDYSGSAGEIGKNIGDDLAEGKPTLPLIYALRQGTPQQAAVLQRAIREGGREYIDAVQEAVESTGAIAYTEALARREAAKARALLAAIPASRYRDGLDTLADFSVYRTY